A genomic stretch from Deltaproteobacteria bacterium includes:
- a CDS encoding caspase family protein codes for MTRFRISLLAAFMLLWTLPATAAQRVALVIGNSAYTRIAALDSPVNDATLMAAALRRVGFDVIDGTNLTKEAMESAIIDFGRRLRGAGPHAQGLFYYSGHGVQSRGVNYLIPLDAPITQESHLAIKAVPAWWVLDQMDDAQNQLNLVVLDACRNNPFKVGTDKNPIGRGGLQVIDAPTGTLIAYAAAPGKIAYDGRGVNSIYSPFTEALVEAMALPNLQVEDVLKRVRKTVRERTENRQQPWWASSLEGRFAFRVGSSNGVSHDTEASAAAPVASGAGTRNRGFIRPVVLDDADSRFWLKVKGNCALVDEYYKRYPNGRHISEYWERRRECAAAP; via the coding sequence ATGACACGCTTCAGGATTTCACTGCTCGCGGCGTTCATGCTGCTCTGGACCTTGCCCGCGACCGCGGCCCAACGGGTCGCCCTGGTCATCGGCAACAGCGCGTACACGCGCATAGCCGCCCTCGACAGCCCCGTGAACGATGCGACCCTGATGGCGGCGGCCCTCCGGAGAGTCGGTTTCGACGTCATCGACGGGACCAACCTGACGAAGGAGGCGATGGAGTCGGCCATCATCGACTTCGGCCGGCGCCTGCGCGGAGCGGGACCCCACGCCCAGGGGCTGTTCTACTACTCCGGACACGGTGTCCAGTCGCGCGGGGTCAACTACCTGATCCCACTGGACGCGCCCATCACCCAGGAAAGCCACCTGGCGATCAAGGCGGTGCCCGCGTGGTGGGTGCTGGACCAGATGGACGACGCGCAGAACCAACTGAACCTCGTGGTGCTGGATGCCTGCCGCAACAACCCCTTCAAGGTCGGTACGGACAAGAACCCCATCGGCCGGGGCGGGTTGCAGGTGATTGACGCCCCCACCGGCACCTTGATCGCCTACGCCGCGGCCCCGGGCAAGATCGCCTATGACGGCCGCGGAGTGAACTCGATCTACTCGCCGTTCACCGAGGCGCTGGTCGAGGCCATGGCGCTTCCCAACCTGCAGGTGGAGGACGTCCTCAAGCGGGTGCGAAAGACCGTGCGGGAAAGGACCGAGAACCGCCAGCAGCCGTGGTGGGCAAGTTCGCTGGAGGGCCGTTTCGCCTTTCGCGTCGGGTCTTCGAACGGAGTATCGCACGATACGGAAGCCTCCGCCGCGGCGCCTGTTGCATCCGGCGCGGGAACGCGCAACCGGGGTTTCATCCGGCCGGTGGTCCTCGACGACGCCGACAGCCGCTTCTGGCTGAAGGTCAAGGGGAACTGCGCTCTTGTGGACGAGTACTACAAGCGGTATCCCAACGGCCGGCACATCTCCGAGTACTGGGAAAGAAGACGCGAGTGCGCTGCCGCGCCGTAG